In the Athene noctua chromosome 25, bAthNoc1.hap1.1, whole genome shotgun sequence genome, one interval contains:
- the KCNH6 gene encoding voltage-gated inwardly rectifying potassium channel KCNH6 isoform X2, with amino-acid sequence MPVRRGHVAPQNTYLDTIIRKFEGQNRKFLIANAQMENCAIIYCNDGFCEMFGYSRVEVMQRPCTCDFLTGPDTAKSSIAQLTQALLGSEECKLEILYYRKDTSCFRCLVDVVPVKNEDGVVIMFILNFEDLAQLIAKSASRSLHQRLSQSWRGEASHVKPNPPNSTSDSDLMKYRTISQIPQFTLNFVEFNLEKHRSGSTTEIEIIAPHKVMERTQNVTEKVTQVLSLGADVLPEYKLQAPRIHRWTILHYSPFKAVWDWLILLLVIYTAVFTPYSAAFLLNEEQVEEKHWDCSYSCDPLNIIDLIVDIMFIVDIIINFRTTYVNINDEVVSHPGKIAIHYFKGWFLIDMVAAIPFDLLIYRSGSDETTTLIGLLKTARLLRLVRVARKLDRYSEYGAAVLFLLMCTFALIAHWLACIWYAIGNVERPYMEHKIGWLDNLGDQIGKRYNDSDLSSGPSIKDKYVTALYFTFSSLTSVGFGNVSPNTNSEKIFSICVMLIGSLMYASIFGNVSAIIQRLYSGTARYHTQMLRVKEFIRFHQIPNPLRQRLEEYFQHAWSYTNGIDMNAVLKGFPDCLQADICLHLNRTLLQNCKAFRGASKGCLRALAMKFKTTHAPPGDTLVHYGDVLTTLYFISRGSIEILREDIVVAILGKNDIFGEPISLYARPGKSNADVRALTYCDLHKIQREDLLEVLDMYPAFSDNFWSNLEITFNLRDADSVPRSPLSEEYDCTYRRARRRKHSLCQTNKPDPDTGISDAEQYHTYSELTNPQDPLSKDRWDDLGSSTTPCSQTSDDEAKTGSPMKAEPFPTSKKDDFALPALSLVTTSAGSTEVGKQAAESSQSYAATPLDIPNMFTFWEDRRPNHHPEPLQHISLVHSSRDIPLHSDYRPGQIESRLELLQAQLSRLESRMSSDINIILQLLQRQLSQVPPAYSPISPSSHNLAMYGILPRSLEPLAPCTPLEDEETTTPEQSPSYTEVEKFHLKSRDSLSSGMHLAVASDETMMVYSEQEHHSPPLPNPEPPHQRAPNTQGLFRGSRFPSLPEHLEASSEHQDIQRHLSDPVLPGS; translated from the exons CCTCGTGTTTCCGCTGCCTGGTGGACGTGGTGCCGGTGAAGAACGAGGACGGCGTCGTCATCATGTTCATCCTCAACTTCGAGGACCTGGCACAGCTCATCGCCAAGAGCGCCAGCAGGAGCCTGCACCAGCGCCTGTCGCAGAGCTGGCGTGGAG AGGCTTCCCACGTCAAACCCAACCCCCCGAACTCCACCTCGGACTCGGACCTCATGAAATACCGAACCATCAGCCAGATCCCCCAGTTCACGCTCAACTTCGTGGAGTTCAACCTGGAGAAGCACCGCTCAGGCTCCACCACGGAGATTGAGATAATTGCTCCCCACAAGGTGATGGAGCGTACCCAGAATGTCACCGAGAAGGTCACACAG GTGCTGTCCCTGGGTGCTGATGTCCTTCCTGAGTACAAGCTGCAGGCGCCCCGCATCCACCGATGGACCATCCTGCACTATAGTCCCTTCAAGGCTGTGTGGGACTGGCTTATCCTTTTGCTGGTCATCTACACGGCTGTCTTCACCCCCTACTCAGCTGCCTTCTTGCTCAACGAGGAGCAGGTGGAGGAGAAGCACTGGGACTGCAGCTACTCCTGTGACCCACTCAACATCATTGACCTCATCGTGGACATCATGTTCATCGTGGACATTATCATCAACTTCCGTACCACCTATGTCAACATCAACGACGAGGTGGTGAGCCACCCTGGCAAGATCGCCATCCACTACTTCAAGGGATGGTTCCTCATTGACATGGTCGCTGCCATCCCCTTTGACCTGCTCATCTATCGCTCCGGCTCTGATGAG ACCACCACCCTCATTGGCCTCCTGAAGACCGCCCGGTTGCTGCGCCTGGTCCGCGTGGCCCGCAAGCTGGACCGCTACTCCGAGTATGGAGCAGCCGTGCTCTTCCTGCTCATGTGCACCTTTGCCCTCATCGCCCACTGGCTGGCCTGCATCTGGTACGCCATCGGCAACGTGGAGCGGCCCTACATGGAGCACAAGATTGGCTGGCTGGACAACCTGGGTGACCAGATCGGCAAGCGGTACAATGACAGCGACCTCTCCTCCGGCCCGTCCATCAAGGATAAATACGTCACTGCTCTCTACTTCACCTTCAGCAGCCTCACCAGTGTGGGGTTCGGCAACGTCTCACCTAACACCAACTCTGAGAAGATCTTCTCCATCTGTGTCATGCTGATTGGCT CTCTGATGTACGCTAGCATCTTCGGCAATGTCTCTGCTATCATTCAGCGCCTGTACTCGGGCACAGCCCGCTATCACACGCAGATGCTGCGGGTCAAGGAGTTCATCCGCTTCCACCAGATCCCCAACCCCCTGCGCCAGCGCCTGGAGGAGTATTTCCAGCACGCCTGGTCCTACACCAATGGCATTGACATGAATGCG GTGCTGAAGGGCTTCCCTGACTGCCTGCAGGCAGACATCTGCCTCCACCTCAACCGCACGCTGCTCCAGAACTGCAAGGCTTTCCGAGGAGCCAGCAAAGGCTGCCTGCGTGCCCTGGCCATGAAGTTCAAGACAACTCATGCACCGCCCGGAGACACCCTGGTGCACTACGGAGATGTCCTCACCACACTCTACTTCATCTCCCGGGGCTCCATTGAGATCCTCCGGGAAGACATTGTGGTGGCCATCTTAG GGAAGAACGACATCTTTGGGGAGCCCATCAGCCTCTACGCCCGCCCAGGGAAGTCCAACGCTGACGTGAGGGCCCTGACCTACTGTGACTTGCACAAGATCCAGCGGGAGGACCTGCTGGAGGTCTTGGACATGTACCCAGCCTTCTCTGACAACTTCTGGAGCAATTTAGAGATCACCTTCAACCTGCGAGAT GCAGACAGCGTTCCCCGCTCACCACTCAGCGAGGAGTATGACTGCACCTACCGGCGAGCGCGTCGACGCAAGCACTCCCTTTGCCAGACCAACAAGCCTG ACCCAGACACGGGCATCTCTGATGCAGAGCAGTATCATACCTACTCAGAGCTCACCAACCCGCAGGACCCGCTGAGTAAGGACCGGTGGGATGACCTGGGCAGCAGCACCACTCCCTGCTCCCAGACCAGCGATGACGAGGCCAAGACAGGCAGCCCCATGAAAGCGGAGCCCTTCCCCACATCCAAAAAAGATGACTTTGCTCTGCCCGCGCTCAGCCTTGTCACCACCAGCGCCGGCAGCACGGAGGTCGGCaagcaggcagcagagagcagccagTCCTACGCAG CCACCCCCCTGGACATCCCCAACATGTTCACCTTCTGGGAGGACCGAAGGCCAAACCACCACCCAGAGCCTCTGCAACACATCTCCTTGGTACACAGCTCACGGGACATCCCCCTGCACAGTGACTACAGGCCGGGGCAGATTGAGTCCAGGCTGGAGCTCCTGCAGGCCCAGCTCAGCAG GCTGGAGTCCAGGATGTCGTCAGACATTAATATaatcctccagctcctgcagcgcCAGCTGTCCCAAGTGCCGCCCGCATACAGCCCCATCTCGCCGTCCTCCCACAACCTGGCCATGTACGGCATCCTCCCGCGGAGCCTGGAGCCGCTCGCCCCCTGCACACCCCTTGAGGATGAGGAGACGACGACCCCAGAGCAG AGCCCAAGCTACACGGAGGTAGAAAAGTTCCACTTGAAATCCAGGGACTCCTTGTCAAGCGGGATGCACCTCGCTGTGGCATCTGACGAAACCATGATGGTCTACTCCGAGCAGGAGCACCATTCCCCACCTCTCCCGAACCCAGAGCCTCCCCACCAAAGGGCACCAAATACACAGGGACTCTTCCGGGGTTCTCgtttcccttccctccctgagCACTTGGAGGCATCTTCCGAGCACCAGGACATTCAGAGACACCTCTCCGACCCAGTGCTTCCTGGAAGTTAG
- the KCNH6 gene encoding voltage-gated inwardly rectifying potassium channel KCNH6 isoform X1: MPVRRGHVAPQNTYLDTIIRKFEGQNRKFLIANAQMENCAIIYCNDGFCEMFGYSRVEVMQRPCTCDFLTGPDTAKSSIAQLTQALLGSEECKLEILYYRKDTSCFRCLVDVVPVKNEDGVVIMFILNFEDLAQLIAKSASRSLHQRLSQSWRGGQGRRLKFSLPSLRRLKIQRKSLPTSEFDGVAIDYGKPGGDSLILRDLKTSPKENCVQSETESLLEKERRPNLEADPTLQHSSPKQEPPLLGPRGSYSAWGFFRSRPGGSFHSLRRVSSLDNFEAARSEFQRKFRERRANSEASHVKPNPPNSTSDSDLMKYRTISQIPQFTLNFVEFNLEKHRSGSTTEIEIIAPHKVMERTQNVTEKVTQVLSLGADVLPEYKLQAPRIHRWTILHYSPFKAVWDWLILLLVIYTAVFTPYSAAFLLNEEQVEEKHWDCSYSCDPLNIIDLIVDIMFIVDIIINFRTTYVNINDEVVSHPGKIAIHYFKGWFLIDMVAAIPFDLLIYRSGSDETTTLIGLLKTARLLRLVRVARKLDRYSEYGAAVLFLLMCTFALIAHWLACIWYAIGNVERPYMEHKIGWLDNLGDQIGKRYNDSDLSSGPSIKDKYVTALYFTFSSLTSVGFGNVSPNTNSEKIFSICVMLIGSLMYASIFGNVSAIIQRLYSGTARYHTQMLRVKEFIRFHQIPNPLRQRLEEYFQHAWSYTNGIDMNAVLKGFPDCLQADICLHLNRTLLQNCKAFRGASKGCLRALAMKFKTTHAPPGDTLVHYGDVLTTLYFISRGSIEILREDIVVAILGKNDIFGEPISLYARPGKSNADVRALTYCDLHKIQREDLLEVLDMYPAFSDNFWSNLEITFNLRDADSVPRSPLSEEYDCTYRRARRRKHSLCQTNKPDPDTGISDAEQYHTYSELTNPQDPLSKDRWDDLGSSTTPCSQTSDDEAKTGSPMKAEPFPTSKKDDFALPALSLVTTSAGSTEVGKQAAESSQSYAATPLDIPNMFTFWEDRRPNHHPEPLQHISLVHSSRDIPLHSDYRPGQIESRLELLQAQLSRLESRMSSDINIILQLLQRQLSQVPPAYSPISPSSHNLAMYGILPRSLEPLAPCTPLEDEETTTPEQSPSYTEVEKFHLKSRDSLSSGMHLAVASDETMMVYSEQEHHSPPLPNPEPPHQRAPNTQGLFRGSRFPSLPEHLEASSEHQDIQRHLSDPVLPGS, encoded by the exons CCTCGTGTTTCCGCTGCCTGGTGGACGTGGTGCCGGTGAAGAACGAGGACGGCGTCGTCATCATGTTCATCCTCAACTTCGAGGACCTGGCACAGCTCATCGCCAAGAGCGCCAGCAGGAGCCTGCACCAGCGCCTGTCGCAGAGCTGGCGTGGAG gtCAAGGTAGGAGGTTGAAGTTTAGTCTCCCGTCCCTGCGGCGACTCAAAATCCAGCGGAAATCTCTGCCCACCAGTGAGTTTGATGGAGTAGCCATTGACTATGGAAAG CCTGGTGGTGACTCCCTGATTTTGAGGGACTTGAAGACATCGCCCAAGGAGAACTGTGTGCAGTCAGAGACCGAATCCCTCCTGGAAAAGGAGCGGAGGCCGAACCTGGAGGCTGACCCCACCCTACAACACTCGTCCCCGAAACAAGAGCCTCCCTTGCTGGGCCCACGAGGGTCGTACTCTGCGTGGGGTTTCTTTCGGTCTCGCCCTGGGGGCAGCTTCCACAGCCTCCGCAGGGTCTCCTCCTTGGACAACTTTGAGGCTGCGAGGTCTGAGTTCCAGAGAAAATTCAGGGAAAGGAGGGCAAACTCAG AGGCTTCCCACGTCAAACCCAACCCCCCGAACTCCACCTCGGACTCGGACCTCATGAAATACCGAACCATCAGCCAGATCCCCCAGTTCACGCTCAACTTCGTGGAGTTCAACCTGGAGAAGCACCGCTCAGGCTCCACCACGGAGATTGAGATAATTGCTCCCCACAAGGTGATGGAGCGTACCCAGAATGTCACCGAGAAGGTCACACAG GTGCTGTCCCTGGGTGCTGATGTCCTTCCTGAGTACAAGCTGCAGGCGCCCCGCATCCACCGATGGACCATCCTGCACTATAGTCCCTTCAAGGCTGTGTGGGACTGGCTTATCCTTTTGCTGGTCATCTACACGGCTGTCTTCACCCCCTACTCAGCTGCCTTCTTGCTCAACGAGGAGCAGGTGGAGGAGAAGCACTGGGACTGCAGCTACTCCTGTGACCCACTCAACATCATTGACCTCATCGTGGACATCATGTTCATCGTGGACATTATCATCAACTTCCGTACCACCTATGTCAACATCAACGACGAGGTGGTGAGCCACCCTGGCAAGATCGCCATCCACTACTTCAAGGGATGGTTCCTCATTGACATGGTCGCTGCCATCCCCTTTGACCTGCTCATCTATCGCTCCGGCTCTGATGAG ACCACCACCCTCATTGGCCTCCTGAAGACCGCCCGGTTGCTGCGCCTGGTCCGCGTGGCCCGCAAGCTGGACCGCTACTCCGAGTATGGAGCAGCCGTGCTCTTCCTGCTCATGTGCACCTTTGCCCTCATCGCCCACTGGCTGGCCTGCATCTGGTACGCCATCGGCAACGTGGAGCGGCCCTACATGGAGCACAAGATTGGCTGGCTGGACAACCTGGGTGACCAGATCGGCAAGCGGTACAATGACAGCGACCTCTCCTCCGGCCCGTCCATCAAGGATAAATACGTCACTGCTCTCTACTTCACCTTCAGCAGCCTCACCAGTGTGGGGTTCGGCAACGTCTCACCTAACACCAACTCTGAGAAGATCTTCTCCATCTGTGTCATGCTGATTGGCT CTCTGATGTACGCTAGCATCTTCGGCAATGTCTCTGCTATCATTCAGCGCCTGTACTCGGGCACAGCCCGCTATCACACGCAGATGCTGCGGGTCAAGGAGTTCATCCGCTTCCACCAGATCCCCAACCCCCTGCGCCAGCGCCTGGAGGAGTATTTCCAGCACGCCTGGTCCTACACCAATGGCATTGACATGAATGCG GTGCTGAAGGGCTTCCCTGACTGCCTGCAGGCAGACATCTGCCTCCACCTCAACCGCACGCTGCTCCAGAACTGCAAGGCTTTCCGAGGAGCCAGCAAAGGCTGCCTGCGTGCCCTGGCCATGAAGTTCAAGACAACTCATGCACCGCCCGGAGACACCCTGGTGCACTACGGAGATGTCCTCACCACACTCTACTTCATCTCCCGGGGCTCCATTGAGATCCTCCGGGAAGACATTGTGGTGGCCATCTTAG GGAAGAACGACATCTTTGGGGAGCCCATCAGCCTCTACGCCCGCCCAGGGAAGTCCAACGCTGACGTGAGGGCCCTGACCTACTGTGACTTGCACAAGATCCAGCGGGAGGACCTGCTGGAGGTCTTGGACATGTACCCAGCCTTCTCTGACAACTTCTGGAGCAATTTAGAGATCACCTTCAACCTGCGAGAT GCAGACAGCGTTCCCCGCTCACCACTCAGCGAGGAGTATGACTGCACCTACCGGCGAGCGCGTCGACGCAAGCACTCCCTTTGCCAGACCAACAAGCCTG ACCCAGACACGGGCATCTCTGATGCAGAGCAGTATCATACCTACTCAGAGCTCACCAACCCGCAGGACCCGCTGAGTAAGGACCGGTGGGATGACCTGGGCAGCAGCACCACTCCCTGCTCCCAGACCAGCGATGACGAGGCCAAGACAGGCAGCCCCATGAAAGCGGAGCCCTTCCCCACATCCAAAAAAGATGACTTTGCTCTGCCCGCGCTCAGCCTTGTCACCACCAGCGCCGGCAGCACGGAGGTCGGCaagcaggcagcagagagcagccagTCCTACGCAG CCACCCCCCTGGACATCCCCAACATGTTCACCTTCTGGGAGGACCGAAGGCCAAACCACCACCCAGAGCCTCTGCAACACATCTCCTTGGTACACAGCTCACGGGACATCCCCCTGCACAGTGACTACAGGCCGGGGCAGATTGAGTCCAGGCTGGAGCTCCTGCAGGCCCAGCTCAGCAG GCTGGAGTCCAGGATGTCGTCAGACATTAATATaatcctccagctcctgcagcgcCAGCTGTCCCAAGTGCCGCCCGCATACAGCCCCATCTCGCCGTCCTCCCACAACCTGGCCATGTACGGCATCCTCCCGCGGAGCCTGGAGCCGCTCGCCCCCTGCACACCCCTTGAGGATGAGGAGACGACGACCCCAGAGCAG AGCCCAAGCTACACGGAGGTAGAAAAGTTCCACTTGAAATCCAGGGACTCCTTGTCAAGCGGGATGCACCTCGCTGTGGCATCTGACGAAACCATGATGGTCTACTCCGAGCAGGAGCACCATTCCCCACCTCTCCCGAACCCAGAGCCTCCCCACCAAAGGGCACCAAATACACAGGGACTCTTCCGGGGTTCTCgtttcccttccctccctgagCACTTGGAGGCATCTTCCGAGCACCAGGACATTCAGAGACACCTCTCCGACCCAGTGCTTCCTGGAAGTTAG
- the KCNH6 gene encoding voltage-gated inwardly rectifying potassium channel KCNH6 isoform X3 — MSPTRPAECMRACMGDATAPVLRPPCRSLPGRAGLGAPMVDTRTSRVSCRLGRRASCRQVLSLGADVLPEYKLQAPRIHRWTILHYSPFKAVWDWLILLLVIYTAVFTPYSAAFLLNEEQVEEKHWDCSYSCDPLNIIDLIVDIMFIVDIIINFRTTYVNINDEVVSHPGKIAIHYFKGWFLIDMVAAIPFDLLIYRSGSDETTTLIGLLKTARLLRLVRVARKLDRYSEYGAAVLFLLMCTFALIAHWLACIWYAIGNVERPYMEHKIGWLDNLGDQIGKRYNDSDLSSGPSIKDKYVTALYFTFSSLTSVGFGNVSPNTNSEKIFSICVMLIGSLMYASIFGNVSAIIQRLYSGTARYHTQMLRVKEFIRFHQIPNPLRQRLEEYFQHAWSYTNGIDMNAVLKGFPDCLQADICLHLNRTLLQNCKAFRGASKGCLRALAMKFKTTHAPPGDTLVHYGDVLTTLYFISRGSIEILREDIVVAILGKNDIFGEPISLYARPGKSNADVRALTYCDLHKIQREDLLEVLDMYPAFSDNFWSNLEITFNLRDADSVPRSPLSEEYDCTYRRARRRKHSLCQTNKPDPDTGISDAEQYHTYSELTNPQDPLSKDRWDDLGSSTTPCSQTSDDEAKTGSPMKAEPFPTSKKDDFALPALSLVTTSAGSTEVGKQAAESSQSYAATPLDIPNMFTFWEDRRPNHHPEPLQHISLVHSSRDIPLHSDYRPGQIESRLELLQAQLSRLESRMSSDINIILQLLQRQLSQVPPAYSPISPSSHNLAMYGILPRSLEPLAPCTPLEDEETTTPEQSPSYTEVEKFHLKSRDSLSSGMHLAVASDETMMVYSEQEHHSPPLPNPEPPHQRAPNTQGLFRGSRFPSLPEHLEASSEHQDIQRHLSDPVLPGS; from the exons ATGTCCCCCACCCGCCCAGCTGAGTGCATGCGTGCCTGCATGGGCGATGCCACGGCCCCGGTGCTGCGTCCGCCGTGCCGGTCGCTGCCGGGGCGTGCGGGGTTGGGGGCCCCCATGGTGGACACCCGGACTTCGAGGGTCAGCTGCCGCCTGGGGCGCCGGGCAAGCTGCAGGCAG GTGCTGTCCCTGGGTGCTGATGTCCTTCCTGAGTACAAGCTGCAGGCGCCCCGCATCCACCGATGGACCATCCTGCACTATAGTCCCTTCAAGGCTGTGTGGGACTGGCTTATCCTTTTGCTGGTCATCTACACGGCTGTCTTCACCCCCTACTCAGCTGCCTTCTTGCTCAACGAGGAGCAGGTGGAGGAGAAGCACTGGGACTGCAGCTACTCCTGTGACCCACTCAACATCATTGACCTCATCGTGGACATCATGTTCATCGTGGACATTATCATCAACTTCCGTACCACCTATGTCAACATCAACGACGAGGTGGTGAGCCACCCTGGCAAGATCGCCATCCACTACTTCAAGGGATGGTTCCTCATTGACATGGTCGCTGCCATCCCCTTTGACCTGCTCATCTATCGCTCCGGCTCTGATGAG ACCACCACCCTCATTGGCCTCCTGAAGACCGCCCGGTTGCTGCGCCTGGTCCGCGTGGCCCGCAAGCTGGACCGCTACTCCGAGTATGGAGCAGCCGTGCTCTTCCTGCTCATGTGCACCTTTGCCCTCATCGCCCACTGGCTGGCCTGCATCTGGTACGCCATCGGCAACGTGGAGCGGCCCTACATGGAGCACAAGATTGGCTGGCTGGACAACCTGGGTGACCAGATCGGCAAGCGGTACAATGACAGCGACCTCTCCTCCGGCCCGTCCATCAAGGATAAATACGTCACTGCTCTCTACTTCACCTTCAGCAGCCTCACCAGTGTGGGGTTCGGCAACGTCTCACCTAACACCAACTCTGAGAAGATCTTCTCCATCTGTGTCATGCTGATTGGCT CTCTGATGTACGCTAGCATCTTCGGCAATGTCTCTGCTATCATTCAGCGCCTGTACTCGGGCACAGCCCGCTATCACACGCAGATGCTGCGGGTCAAGGAGTTCATCCGCTTCCACCAGATCCCCAACCCCCTGCGCCAGCGCCTGGAGGAGTATTTCCAGCACGCCTGGTCCTACACCAATGGCATTGACATGAATGCG GTGCTGAAGGGCTTCCCTGACTGCCTGCAGGCAGACATCTGCCTCCACCTCAACCGCACGCTGCTCCAGAACTGCAAGGCTTTCCGAGGAGCCAGCAAAGGCTGCCTGCGTGCCCTGGCCATGAAGTTCAAGACAACTCATGCACCGCCCGGAGACACCCTGGTGCACTACGGAGATGTCCTCACCACACTCTACTTCATCTCCCGGGGCTCCATTGAGATCCTCCGGGAAGACATTGTGGTGGCCATCTTAG GGAAGAACGACATCTTTGGGGAGCCCATCAGCCTCTACGCCCGCCCAGGGAAGTCCAACGCTGACGTGAGGGCCCTGACCTACTGTGACTTGCACAAGATCCAGCGGGAGGACCTGCTGGAGGTCTTGGACATGTACCCAGCCTTCTCTGACAACTTCTGGAGCAATTTAGAGATCACCTTCAACCTGCGAGAT GCAGACAGCGTTCCCCGCTCACCACTCAGCGAGGAGTATGACTGCACCTACCGGCGAGCGCGTCGACGCAAGCACTCCCTTTGCCAGACCAACAAGCCTG ACCCAGACACGGGCATCTCTGATGCAGAGCAGTATCATACCTACTCAGAGCTCACCAACCCGCAGGACCCGCTGAGTAAGGACCGGTGGGATGACCTGGGCAGCAGCACCACTCCCTGCTCCCAGACCAGCGATGACGAGGCCAAGACAGGCAGCCCCATGAAAGCGGAGCCCTTCCCCACATCCAAAAAAGATGACTTTGCTCTGCCCGCGCTCAGCCTTGTCACCACCAGCGCCGGCAGCACGGAGGTCGGCaagcaggcagcagagagcagccagTCCTACGCAG CCACCCCCCTGGACATCCCCAACATGTTCACCTTCTGGGAGGACCGAAGGCCAAACCACCACCCAGAGCCTCTGCAACACATCTCCTTGGTACACAGCTCACGGGACATCCCCCTGCACAGTGACTACAGGCCGGGGCAGATTGAGTCCAGGCTGGAGCTCCTGCAGGCCCAGCTCAGCAG GCTGGAGTCCAGGATGTCGTCAGACATTAATATaatcctccagctcctgcagcgcCAGCTGTCCCAAGTGCCGCCCGCATACAGCCCCATCTCGCCGTCCTCCCACAACCTGGCCATGTACGGCATCCTCCCGCGGAGCCTGGAGCCGCTCGCCCCCTGCACACCCCTTGAGGATGAGGAGACGACGACCCCAGAGCAG AGCCCAAGCTACACGGAGGTAGAAAAGTTCCACTTGAAATCCAGGGACTCCTTGTCAAGCGGGATGCACCTCGCTGTGGCATCTGACGAAACCATGATGGTCTACTCCGAGCAGGAGCACCATTCCCCACCTCTCCCGAACCCAGAGCCTCCCCACCAAAGGGCACCAAATACACAGGGACTCTTCCGGGGTTCTCgtttcccttccctccctgagCACTTGGAGGCATCTTCCGAGCACCAGGACATTCAGAGACACCTCTCCGACCCAGTGCTTCCTGGAAGTTAG